The Sorangiineae bacterium MSr11367 genome window below encodes:
- a CDS encoding trypsin-like peptidase domain-containing protein yields the protein MKIGMLFLASSVSVLAACAGADDSTLEDVDSTGTEEQALRVADHPDFVRKMRDREHYVVNRELATTESICGVDDKQYVNSYNGALGVSQAFVAARKRPVGAMETSPTSGKYCTGTLISSNLFLTAGHCVDSSTVGDYVSFNYEYNAAGTATLPQSHYQITAIVEDALGSVDYAIVRLAGTPGSTWGTTAPLVSDPAAGATLAIIQHPSGDRKQIEAGTRLGLSGNYMTYGNIDTEPGSSGSGILNANGRLVGVHTNGGCTSSGGSNSGVRMTRISAVSAVL from the coding sequence ATGAAAATTGGAATGCTGTTCTTGGCCTCTTCGGTCTCCGTACTTGCTGCTTGCGCTGGCGCCGACGACTCCACGTTGGAAGATGTCGATTCGACGGGTACGGAGGAGCAGGCCCTCAGGGTCGCGGATCACCCGGACTTCGTGCGCAAGATGCGCGACCGGGAGCACTACGTGGTGAACCGCGAGCTCGCGACGACCGAGAGCATCTGCGGCGTGGATGACAAGCAGTACGTCAACTCGTACAACGGGGCGCTCGGCGTGAGTCAAGCCTTCGTGGCCGCCCGCAAAAGGCCGGTCGGCGCGATGGAGACGTCGCCCACCAGCGGGAAGTACTGCACGGGCACGCTGATCTCCTCCAACCTGTTCCTCACCGCGGGCCACTGCGTCGACAGTTCGACGGTGGGCGACTACGTGTCGTTCAATTACGAATACAACGCCGCGGGGACGGCGACGCTGCCGCAAAGCCATTATCAGATTACCGCCATCGTCGAAGACGCCCTCGGCAGCGTCGACTACGCGATCGTCCGCCTCGCAGGCACGCCGGGCAGCACCTGGGGTACGACCGCGCCGCTCGTCTCCGACCCGGCGGCCGGTGCGACGTTGGCCATCATCCAGCACCCGAGCGGCGACCGCAAGCAGATCGAGGCGGGCACCCGTTTGGGCCTCAGTGGCAACTACATGACCTACGGCAATATCGACACCGAGCCGGGGAGCTCCGGATCGGGCATCCTGAATGCCAATGGTCGCCTCGTGGGCGTGCACACGAACGGCGGCTGCACGTCGAGCGGTGGCTCGAACAGCGGCGTGCGCATGACGCGGATCTCCGCCGTGTCCGCGGTGCTGTAA
- a CDS encoding DUF1906 domain-containing protein — protein sequence MQRRPIHLLFGFCLLFLTACVVGGCAASDGGNEDDDLGVTSDGVQIVQKGVDYSFARPSPSRLRAEGYTFAARYLSWLPNSKVLSGGEASQLRNAGVDIVLVWEYSAHDALDGYNGGVTQANEAIRQANALGMPAGRPIYFGVDFDAREDQQGTINAYFDGVASVIGRQRTGAYAGYHVIRRLFDAGKIGYGWQTYAWSGGNWDGRAQLRQVQNGITAAGSGGCCDLNHAVANDFGQWAGSGGGNPTDPPPGGPPPSDCSVHGDGKLYCKNTPGADMHSAANYGSSVVNHLRSSYSWFDCWGTGERHTGGNTTWYHTMGDDNRNWGWVPGVNLNTPDAFDANPSAHGLRQCDGGGSPPPSSGNCDVQGDGKLYCKNTAGAAMHSAANYGSSVVNHVRTSYSWFDCWGTGERHAGGNTTWYHTLGDDNGNWGWVPGVDLSTPDSFDANPSAHGLKQCGGSASDCSVHDDGKLYCTNTAGAAMHSAANYSSSVVNHVRTAYSWFDCWGTGERHAGGNTTWYHTLGDDNGNWGWVPGVDLKTPDAFDANPSQQGLRRCN from the coding sequence ATGCAAAGACGTCCGATTCACCTTCTCTTTGGATTCTGCTTGTTGTTCCTCACGGCGTGTGTCGTGGGAGGCTGCGCGGCGAGCGATGGTGGCAACGAGGATGACGACCTTGGGGTCACCAGCGACGGCGTTCAGATCGTGCAAAAGGGCGTCGATTACTCCTTTGCACGGCCGTCGCCCTCGCGGCTTCGCGCGGAGGGGTACACCTTTGCGGCTCGCTATTTGAGCTGGCTGCCCAATTCGAAAGTTCTCTCGGGGGGCGAAGCGTCACAACTCCGCAACGCCGGCGTCGATATCGTGCTCGTTTGGGAGTACAGCGCACACGATGCCCTCGACGGCTACAACGGCGGCGTCACCCAGGCGAACGAAGCCATCCGTCAGGCCAACGCGCTCGGCATGCCCGCAGGCCGGCCGATTTACTTCGGTGTCGACTTCGACGCGCGCGAAGATCAGCAAGGTACCATCAACGCCTACTTCGATGGTGTCGCCTCGGTCATCGGTCGACAACGAACCGGCGCGTATGCCGGCTACCACGTCATCCGACGCCTCTTCGACGCGGGCAAAATCGGCTACGGGTGGCAAACCTACGCGTGGTCCGGCGGCAATTGGGATGGGCGCGCGCAACTCCGGCAGGTGCAAAACGGTATTACGGCCGCGGGCAGCGGCGGCTGCTGCGATCTCAATCATGCCGTCGCGAACGACTTCGGGCAGTGGGCGGGATCGGGCGGCGGCAACCCCACGGATCCCCCGCCCGGAGGCCCTCCGCCGAGTGATTGCTCGGTGCACGGCGACGGCAAGCTCTATTGCAAGAACACCCCGGGCGCCGACATGCACTCGGCCGCGAACTACGGAAGCAGCGTCGTGAATCACCTGCGCTCCTCGTACAGCTGGTTCGATTGCTGGGGCACCGGCGAACGCCACACCGGCGGCAACACCACCTGGTACCACACCATGGGTGACGACAATCGCAATTGGGGATGGGTTCCCGGCGTGAACCTCAACACCCCCGATGCCTTCGACGCCAACCCGAGCGCCCACGGCCTCCGCCAGTGCGACGGCGGTGGTTCCCCTCCGCCTTCGTCGGGCAACTGCGACGTGCAAGGTGACGGAAAGCTCTATTGCAAGAACACCGCGGGCGCGGCGATGCACTCGGCCGCCAACTACGGAAGCAGCGTCGTCAACCACGTGCGCACCTCGTACAGCTGGTTCGATTGCTGGGGTACCGGCGAGCGCCACGCCGGAGGCAACACCACCTGGTACCACACCCTCGGTGACGACAACGGCAATTGGGGATGGGTCCCCGGTGTCGACTTGAGCACGCCGGATTCGTTCGACGCCAATCCCAGCGCGCACGGCCTAAAGCAATGCGGTGGCTCGGCCTCCGATTGCTCCGTGCACGACGACGGCAAACTCTATTGCACCAACACCGCCGGGGCCGCGATGCATTCGGCCGCGAATTATTCGAGCAGCGTGGTGAACCACGTGCGCACCGCCTACAGCTGGTTCGATTGCTGGGGCACCGGCGAGCGCCACGCCGGCGGCAACACCACCTGGTACCACACCCTCGGCGACGACAATGGCAATTGGGGATGGGTCCCCGGCGTGGATCTCAAAACCCCCGATGCCTTCGATGCCAACCCGTCGCAACAAGGCCTGCGAAGATGCAATTGA